One genomic region from Mytilus trossulus isolate FHL-02 chromosome 9, PNRI_Mtr1.1.1.hap1, whole genome shotgun sequence encodes:
- the LOC134684991 gene encoding pyridoxal 5'-phosphate synthase subunit PdxT-like: MPSAMPEDSSKRDKLVIGILEVQGAFNEHHVALRKAQKCLNIPNLEIIGVRHPDHISDNMDGLIIPGGESTTISLFLKRNKMDDPLRKWINSKGHVTWGTCAGMILLSKQTENQKIGGQPSLAEMDIDVSRNFFGRQINSFEAPVKLKHTLFVPADFKNYATGEIYHGVFIRAPAVVEICSPEVNVLATLDRSGSGQTEVIVAVQQGNMLATAFHPELTDDVRWHTHFIEMTSMAKRNSNV; this comes from the exons ATGCCATCTGCCATGCCAGAAGACTCCTCCAAAAGAGATAAATTAGTAATTGGTATCTTAGAAGTACAAGGAGCATTCAATGAACATCACGTGGCACTGCGTAAAGCTCAAAAATGCTTAAatattcctaacttagaaattATTGGTGTTAGACATCCGGACCACATATCTGACAACATGGACGGCCTTATAATTCCTGGTGGTGAAAGTACAACCATTAGCTTATTTCTGAAACGTAATAAAATGGATGACCCTTTGCGGAAGTGGATAAACTCAAAAGGTCATGTGACCTGGGGCACATGTGCTGGAATGATACTGTTATCCAAGCAGACAGAAAACCAAAAGATAGGCGGACAACCCTCG CTGGCTGAAATGGACATAGACGTTTCCAGAAACTTCTTCGGTCGTCAGATCAACAGCTTTGAAGCACCAGTAAAATTAAAGCACACACTTTTTGTTCCCGCGGATTTTAAGAACTATGCTACAGGTGAAATATATCATGGTGTTTTTATCCGGGCACCTGCAGTTGTAGAAATCTGCAGTCCAGAAGTAAATGTTTTAGCGACACTTGATAGATCCGGAAGTGGACAGACTGAAGTTATTGTTGCAGTGCAACAGGGTAATATGTTAGCTACCGCCTTTCACCCGGAACTGACAGATGATGTCAGATGGCATACACACTTCATAGAGATGACAAGTATGGCAAAGCGAAATAGTAATGTgtga
- the LOC134684990 gene encoding pyridoxal 5'-phosphate synthase subunit SNZERR-like codes for MSQKRDILDVMNLTLKDGGTSNGHTGTFKVKAGLAQMTKGGIIMDVTTPEEARIAEEAGACAVMALERVPADIRREGGVARMTDPKKIKGIMAAVTIPVMAKCRIGHFAEGQILEALGVDMIDESEVLTPADEENHVNKHDFKVPFVCGARDLGEALRRISEGAAMIRTKGEAGTGDVSEAVRHARTIRKQIKIAQAMDSTELYLYAKELRVPIDLLQKTSELGRLPVVNFAAGGLATPADVSLLMQLGVDGVFVGSGIFKSSNPPERAVAMAQAVTHYKDPKILSELSSDLGAAMFGVPVNQMNKFPTYSKQKSDTNNIWDATLGDPAKFPVNQAHS; via the exons ATGTCGCAGAAACGTG ATATTTTAGACGTTATGAATTTAACGCTGAAGGATGGAGGTACATCTAACGGCCATACAG gaACCTTCAAAGTCAAAGCAGGCCTTGCTCAAATGACAAAGGGTGGTATAATCATGGATGTCACAACACCAGAGGAAGCAAGGATTGCAGAAGAAGCAGGAGCATGCGCTGTCATGGCATTAGAGAGAGTTCCTGCAGATATACGACGAGAAGGCGGAGTTGCGAGAATGACGGATCCAAag aaaatcAAAGGAATAATGGCTGCTGTAACGATACCAGTAATGGCCAAGTGTAGAATAGGACATTTCGCTGAAGGACAGATATTGGAGGCTTTGGGAGTTGACATGATTGACGAGTCAGAAG ttttgaCACCAGCAGATGAGGAAAATCACGTGAACAAACACGATTTTAAAGTGCCATTCGTTTGTGGAGCAAGAGATCTAGGTGAAGCTTTAAGAAGAATATCTGAAGGTGCAGCAATGATCAGAACGAAAGGTGAAGCCGGTACAGGGGACGTTTCAGAAGCAGTAAGACATGCAAGgacaataagaaaacaaattaaaattgctCAGGCAATGGACTCAACAGAACTGTACCTTTATGCAAAAGAACTCCGCGTCCCAATTGATTTACTACAAAAGACTTCTGAACTTGGTCGATTGCCAGTTGTAAACTTTGCTGCTGGTGGGTTAG caACTCCCGCTGATGTGTCTTTACTGATGCAATTAGGAGTAGATGGCGTATTTGTGGGATCTGGTATATTCAAAAGTTCTAATCCTCCAGAGCGAGCAGTTGCCATGGCACAAGCCGTTACTCATTACAAAGACCCTAAAATATTATCAGAGCTAAGTTCTGACCTTGGTGCCGCCATGTTTGGTGTACCTGTAAACCAAATGAACAAATTCCCGACTTACTCAAAGCAGAAAAGTGATACAAACAATATTTGGGATGCTACTTTGGGTGATCCTGCCAAATTTCCAGTAAATCAGGCACATTCATAA